DNA from Stutzerimonas decontaminans:
CGATCACGGGTCGAGCCGCCGGCACCGTAGGTGCAGGAGAAGAAGTCAGGCTGGTAGCCGGCCAGCTGGCGGGCCACGTTCAGCAGTTTTTCGTGCCCGGCATCGGTCTTGGTGGGAAAGAACTCGAAGCTGATGGAGGGGCGAGAAGTCGTCATCTAAAGATTCCTTTAGCTGCCAAGCCCTCAGCCACAAGCTGCAAACCGCGAGGAGCGGTTTGCAGCTTGTGGCGTATGGCTTGCGGCTGCTGCTTAGTAGCGGTAGCTGTCCGGCTTGAACGGACCTTCGACGGTCACGCCGATGTATTCCGCCTGCTTGGTGGTCAGCTGGGTGACCACGCCACCGAAGCCCTTGACCATTTCCAGCGCCACTTCCTCGTCGAGCTTCTTCGGCAGCACCATGACGGTGACGTTCTTGCTCTTCTCGGCCACTGGCAGATCGGCGAACTTCTCGTTGTAGAGGTGGATCTGCGCCAGCACCTGGTTGGCGAAGGAACCGTCCATGATCCGGCTTGGGTGACCGGTGGCGTTGCCCAGATTCACCAGGCGGCCTTCGGCCAGCAGGATCAGGTAGTCGTCGTTGGTCGGGTCGACGGTCTTGCCGGTGCGGTGGATCTTGTGCACCTGCGGCTTGACCTCTTCCCAGCCCCAGTTGGCGCGCATGAAGGCGGTGTCGATCTCGTTGTCGAAGTGGCCGATGTTGCACACCACGGCGCGCTTCTTCAGCGCCTTGAGCATGCCGGCGTCGCACACGTTGACGTTACCGGTGGTGGTGACGATCAGGTCGATCTTGCCCAGCAGGGCCGCGTCGACGCTGGCTTCGGTGCCGTCGTTGATGCCGTCCTTGTAGGGGGAGACCAGCTCGAAGCCGTCCATGCAGGCCTGCATGGCGCAGATCGGGTCGACTTCCGAGACCTTGACGATCATGCCTTCCTGGCGCAGCGACTGTGCCGAGCCCTTGCCGACGTCGCCGTAGCCGACGACCAGCGCCTGCTTGCCCGACAGCAGGTGGTCGGTGGCGCGCTTGATGGCATCGTTCAGACTGTGACGGCAGCCGTACTTGTTGTCGTTCTTGCTCTTGGTGACCGAGTCGTTGACGTTGATCGCCGGAATCTTCAGGGTGCCGCCCTTGAGCATGTCGAGCAGGCGGTGCACGCCGGTGGTGGTTTCCTCGGTCACGCCATGGACGCGCTCGAGCACCTGCGGATACTTGTCATGCAGGATCTGGGTCAGGTCACCGCCGTCGTCCAGCACCATGTTGGCGTCCCACGGCTGGCCGTCCTTGAGGATGGTCTGCTCGATGCACCACTCGTATTCTTCCTCGGTCTCGCCCTTCCAGGCGAACACTGGGATGCCAGCGGCCGCGATGGCGGCAGCGGCCTGATCCTGAGTGGAGAAGATGTTGCAGGAAGACCAGCGCACTTCGGCGCCAAGGGCGATCAGCGTCTCGATCAGCACGGCGGTCTGGACGGTCATGTGGATGCAGCCGAGGATCTTCGCGCCGGCCAGCGGCTGCTCGGCAGCGTATTTGCGACGCAGGCCCATCAGTGCGGGCATTTCGGATTCGGCGATGATGATCTCGCGGCGGCCCCAGGCGGCCAGGGAAATGTCGGCGACCTTGAAGTCGGTGAAACCGGCAGGCGTCATGACAGCACTCATCGAAGAGTTCTCCATTCGTATAGATGCGAATGGGCGCCGTTGATGCGTTCTAGGAAACGCCCCATCCGAGCCTGACAGGTTTCAGCCTGCTGCAGCGCCCCTCGGACGGGTGGCGGGCACGATCGAAGCGGAGTCGATCGGGAAAAACCCGACGATTATAGCTGCGCCGCTCGGCAATCCCAAGCCCGGCGCTGCGCGAACTAGGTGGTTGGACGCGGGGTCGTAATTTCAGGTTCGGTGAACCTTGCCGGGCGAAACCGTTTCAGGAGACCGCCA
Protein-coding regions in this window:
- the ahcY gene encoding adenosylhomocysteinase, which gives rise to MSAVMTPAGFTDFKVADISLAAWGRREIIIAESEMPALMGLRRKYAAEQPLAGAKILGCIHMTVQTAVLIETLIALGAEVRWSSCNIFSTQDQAAAAIAAAGIPVFAWKGETEEEYEWCIEQTILKDGQPWDANMVLDDGGDLTQILHDKYPQVLERVHGVTEETTTGVHRLLDMLKGGTLKIPAINVNDSVTKSKNDNKYGCRHSLNDAIKRATDHLLSGKQALVVGYGDVGKGSAQSLRQEGMIVKVSEVDPICAMQACMDGFELVSPYKDGINDGTEASVDAALLGKIDLIVTTTGNVNVCDAGMLKALKKRAVVCNIGHFDNEIDTAFMRANWGWEEVKPQVHKIHRTGKTVDPTNDDYLILLAEGRLVNLGNATGHPSRIMDGSFANQVLAQIHLYNEKFADLPVAEKSKNVTVMVLPKKLDEEVALEMVKGFGGVVTQLTTKQAEYIGVTVEGPFKPDSYRY